From a single Podarcis raffonei isolate rPodRaf1 chromosome 10, rPodRaf1.pri, whole genome shotgun sequence genomic region:
- the LOC128422005 gene encoding outer dense fiber protein 3-like: protein MSADVWVGSWRPHRPRGPIAALYSSPGPKYALPTNVGYPLHDPSRYRAPAYSFGIRRPQELVGCSPGPGYLIPTNMTMRGKDGIPAFSIYGRPRDVMSFMTPGPGRYSPEKAKNLAYPSAPNYSLASRTKNFDYDQSPGPAAYGLPPMLGPKVIGKSTAPNYSIFGRSMIGSFYEDLSKTPGPCNYRLVDPSVYKNRPPHFSMLARNMPPGDNTLKPGPGAYSPEKHTPQRGLTFGIRHSDYVAPLIVDVAD from the exons ATGTCTGCAGATGTGTGGGTGGGGTCCTGGCGCCCTCACCGACCCAGAGGGCCAATCGCTGCCCTCTACAGCAGCCCCGGACCCAAATATGCTCTCCCAACAAATGTAG GCTACCCGCTACACGACCCTTCTCGCTACCGGGCTCCCGCGTACAGCTTTGGGATCCGCCGGCCCCAAGAGCTAGTGGGTTGCTCCCCTGGGCCAGGCTACCTCATCCCAACCAACATGACTATGAGGGGCAAGGACGGAATCCCTGCATTCTCCATCTACGGACGCCCCAGGGATGTGATGTCTTTTATGACTCCAGGCCCAG GTCGGTATTCGCCAGAGAAAGCAAAGAATTTGGCCTACCCTTCTGCCCCCAACTACTCTCTCGCTTCCCGGACGAAGAACTTCGATTATGACCAGTCACCAG GGCCTGCAGCCTATGGCCTCCCTCCCATGCTTGGGCCCAAGGTGATTGGCAAGAGCACCGCCCCCAATTACTCCATTTTTGGACGCAGCATGATTGGGAGTTTCTATGAGGACCTCAGCAAG ACGCCAGGGCCCTGCAACTACCGCCTGGTGGATCCCAGCGTCTACAAGAACCGCCCACCCCACTTCAGCATGCTGGCCCGCAACATGCCCCCAGGAGACAACACTTTGAAGCCGGGTCCAGGAGCCTACAGCCCCGAGAAG CACACCCCTCAACGTGGCTTGACCTTTGGGATCCGCCACTCGGACTACGTGGCTCCTCTCATTGTGGACGTGGCAGATTAA